The Castanea sativa cultivar Marrone di Chiusa Pesio chromosome 11, ASM4071231v1 genome contains a region encoding:
- the LOC142616576 gene encoding agamous-like MADS-box protein AGL11, whose amino-acid sequence MCLGFLSCAMGRGKIEIKRIENATNRQVTFCKRRNGLLKKAYELSVLCEAEVALIVFSSRGRLYEYANNSTKSTIERYKKACNDGSKIGSSAQTNAQYYQQESVKLRQLIQNMQNSNRHLLGEGLSSLNIKEMKQLESRIERGLTRIRSKKHEMLLAEIEYSQKRVMELKNESVYLQAKIAEVERLQQVNLNMSGSELSAIQVN is encoded by the exons ATGTGTTTAGGCTTCTTAAGTTGTGCGATGGGGAGAGGAAAGATTGAGATCAAGCGGATTGAGAACGCTACAAACCGTCAAGTCACCTTCTGCAAGAGGAGAAATGGTCTCTTAAAGAAAGCTTATGAACTGTCTGTCCTATGTGAAGCTGAAGTGGCTCTTATCGTCTTCTCCAGTCGTGGGCGGCTTTATGAGTATGCAAACAACAG CACAAAATCAACCATAGAAAGGTATAAGAAGGCATGCAATGATGGCTCAAAAATAGGCTCTAGTGCACAAACAAATGCTCAA TACTATCAACAAGAATCTGTAAAACTGAGGCAACTCATCCAAAATATGCAGAACTCTAACag GCACTTACTGGGTGAGGGATTAAGTTCTCTTAATATCAAAGAGATGAAACAATTGGAGAGCAGGATTGAACGAGGACTCACTAGAATCAGGTCaaagaag CATGAAATGTTGCTAGCTGAAATTGAATATTCTCAGAAAAGG GTGATGGAGCTCAAAAATGAAAGTGTTTATCTTCAAGCAAAG ATAGCAGAGGTTGAAAGGCTTCAGCAAGTAAACTTGAATATGTCTGGATCAGAGCTTAGTGCAATTCAG GTAAACTGA
- the LOC142616577 gene encoding putative mitochondrial protein AtMg00240 yields the protein MEQTLKLNKYEGELLDYLSHFRRLVGRLLYLTITGSDITFAIHKLSQFMAKPRKPHLAAALKVLHYLNSEPRKGVFFSVDSQLHVKGFTNSDWASCPNTRSVQDGLINIYSPSVHLEGEYQSRKEKAIAMKQLEDSTKAAKESIAEQVELKSSKQFEQEQS from the exons ATGGAGCAAACTTTGAAGCTCAACAAGTATGAAGGTGAGTTACTTGATTATCTAAGTCATTTTAGGAGGCTTGTAGGTAGGCTGCTTTACTTGACTATTACTGGATCAGACATCACCTTTGCAATACACAAGTTGAGCCAATTCATGGCTAAGCCAAGGAAACCTCACCTTGCAGCTGCTTTGAAAGTTCTACATTACTTGAATAGTGAACCAAGAAAGGGTGTTTTCTTTTCTGTAGATTCACAGCTTCATGTTAAAGGCTTTACTAATTCAGATTGGGCATCTTGTCCTAATACAAGGAG TGTGCAAGATGGGCTGATAAATATTTACTCTCCCTCAGTccatcttgagggggagtatcaAAGCCGAAAGGAAAAGGCAATTGCAATGAAGCAACTTGAAGATTCAACTAAGGCAGCTAAAGAATCAATTGCAGAGCAAGTAGAGTTGAAGTCATCCAAGCAATTTGAACAAGAACAATCTTGA